A stretch of DNA from Micromonospora sp. WMMD1155:
GCACACCCACGCCAGCCGCTTCACCACCGCGGATCCGGAGATGGTCACGCACATCGAGGCGGACGGCTTCTCGGTGCGGCCCGGTGGACCGATGGTCTACACCATCCTCCTGGAGGCAGAGCCTGTCGTTCCGGGGATTGGGGTCTGCGTGGACTGTGGCGTCTCCACCCGTGCGTTGCGCGAGAATTCAGCAACTCGGAAGTGTGCCGACTGCCACAACAAGAACCGTTCCTTCGTCGGGCTGCTGCGCACGATCGGGGTGGCAGGCGACAAGCACATCCCAGGCGCCTACCTGCGCGCCTCCGAGGCCCAGCGCCGCGCGTTGCTGGCGGGCCTGATGGACACCGACGGCACTGTCGCCCCTTCAGGCAACCTGCAATACACGTCGACCTCCAAGCGGCTGGCAGAGGACGTGCGTGAGCTCGTGGTCAGCCTCGGATACCGCTGCACTGTCAACCGGAAGTCCGTACGCGGCCGCACTCCGGAATCGTCGATCGCCTACACGTTGAACTTCTCCACACCGGACCCTGTCTTCCGGCTGAAGCGGAAACAGGATGCACACGCCGAACGGCGCCGTACCGCCTCCGACGTTCGGACGACCTCCCGGTTCATCGTCGACGTCCGGCCGGTCCCCAGCGTGCCCGTGCGCTGCGTGACGGTCGACAACGACGAGCACCTGTACCTGGCCGGTCGGGCCATGATCCCGACGCACAACAGCACAGCAAGCATGGACTTCGCCCGGAACGCGGCCATCAGGGCGAACCAGGCGGCGGCCATCTTCTCGCTGGAGATGAGCAAGGTCGAGATCGTCATGCGACTGCTCTCGGCCGAGGCGCGGGTGCCGTTGCACGTGCTGCGCAGCGGGCAGCTCTCCGACGACGACTGGACGAAGCTGGCTCGCTGCATGGGCGAGATCAGCGAGGCGCCGCTCTTCGTGGACGACACGCCGAGCATGAACCTCATGGAGATCCGGGCCAAGGCGCGGCGGCTCAAGCAGCGGCACGACCTCAAGATGATCGTGGTCGACTATCTCCAACTGATGACCTCACCGAAGCGCACCGAGAGTCGTCAGCAGGAGGTCGCGGACCTCTCCCGTGGCCTCAAGCTGCTGGCCAAGGAGGTCGAGTGCCCGGTCATCGCGGTCAGTCAGCTGAACCGTGGCCCGGAGCAGCGCACCGACAAGCGCCCCCAACTGTCCGATTTGCGGGAATCTGGCTGCCTTACGGCGGAGAGCCGAGTGATTCGGGCCGATGACAACACCGAGATCACACTAGGTGAATTGTTGTCCAACAACACCAAGGACATTCCCGTCTGGGCGTTGGACGAGAGCCTTCGCTACACAGCCCGCACCATGACCCATGTCTTCCCCAGCGGCACTCGCGAAGTGTTTCGGCTGACCCTTGCGTCGGGCAAGCAGATCGACGCCACGGCGAACCATCCCTTCCTGGCCTTCACGGGGTGGGTGCCACTCGGTGAACTGTCGCCGGGAGATCGCATCGCCACGCCACGTCACCTACCGCCGCCGATGATGACCCGCCCGTGGGCCGAGGCGGAGGTGGTGATGTTGGCGCACCTGTTGGGCGACGGATCCTTCGTGCGACGTCAACCCATCCGGTACGCGAGCTGTGACGAGCTGAACCTTCAGGCCGTGTCCGACGCGGCGAAGCATTTTGGGATTTCGGCCGTCCGCGACGATTATGCGGCTGCGCGGGTGACGACCCTGCGGCTGCCAGCGCCCTATCGCCTGGCTCGCGGTCGGCGCAACCCGATCGCCGCTTGGCTGGACGACCTCGGCCTCTTCGGTTTGAGATCGCACGAGAAGTTTCTCCCTCCGGCCGTCTTCAGCCTGCCCAAGGAGCAGATCACCTCCTTCCTGCGGCACCTGTGGGCCACCGATGGTTCGGTGACCGTCAACAGCTCAGGCCGCGGCGGGCGCGTCTACTTCTCGTCCACGAGCCGGCGAATGCTCGAAGACATCTCTCGACTCCTTCTGAGGTACGGCATCACGGCCCGACTGAAGGTGGTGCCAGTTTCGGGGCACCGTCCTCAGTACACGCTCGACATTTCCGGCCGGGACGACCAGTTGAGGTTCCTGCGCGAAGTCGGCGTGTACGGGCAGCGGTCGGACGGCTGCGCCGCTCTGCTTGCCGCGTTGGAAACGACGGAGAGCAACACCAATGTCGACACCGTGCCGCGCGAGGTATGGACCAGGGTCAAGGAGATTCTGGTCGAGCAGGGCATGACTCACCGTGAGTTCGCGAAGGCCATCGGCACCCAGTTCTGTGGAAGTACTCTCTGGAAGCGTGCGCCCAGTCGCTCCCGACTGGCGGCGATCGCCACCGTCCTTGACGCGGCTGACCTGGACCTGCACGCGACCAACGACATCTTCTGGGACTCGGTCGTGTCAATCGAGTCGATCGGCGAGCAGGAAGTGTTCGACGCGACCGTCCTCGGTAAGCACAACTTCATCGCCAACGGCATCGCCACGCACAACTCGATCGAGCAAGATGCCGATGTTGTCATCCTTCTGCACCGTGACGACTACTACGACAAGGAGTCGCCGCGGGCGGGCGAGGCGGATTTCATAATTGCCAAGCATCGGAATGGGCCAACTGACACCGTAACCGTCGCTGCGCAATTGCACCTGTCGAGGTTCGTGGACATGGCGATCGGATGAGAGGCACGAGTGCCCGTCTGACGCCGGCGCAAGTCGAGGATGCCGTGCATCGTGCGGCAACGGGCGAGAGTCTGACTCGAATCGCCAATTCGTACGGTGTCAGTAGGCAGGCGATTTCTGGTCTGTTGCGTAGGCGAGGGGTGCCTGCGCGGTCCGTTGCCAAGTTGACCGAATTGGAACGCGTGGAAGCGGTCAGGCAGTACGTCGAGGGTCTGTCGCTGGCAGAGGTTGCGAAGATATTCGGGCTTACAGAGCCTGGAATGCGGGGCTTGTTGATACGGCGCGGTGTAGTGATCCGCCGGGTTGTTCACACGCTTCGTCACGATGCGTTCGACTTGTTGACGCCGGAGGCATGTTACTGGCTCGGGTTTCTCTTCGCGGACGGGTGCGTCACGTACCGCGCGCGCCATCTCCCGCAGATCTCCGTTGGCCTCGCCCAGCGCGACCGCGAACACCTTGTCTCGCTTCGTACGTTCCTCGGTTCGACCAGCAGCATCTCAGAACCTAGCCCCACGCACGGGTCGTGCCAGTTCTCGGTGCGCTCGACTCGCCTGGCAGAGCGCATGATCCAGTTGGGGAGGTACGAAGGCCCGCTCGGCGAACGACTGGGCGAGTCACGCGACTTCTGGCGTGGTGTCGTCGACGGAGACGGCTCAATTGGAAGTTACCGGCGGCCGGGTTATCGATCGTCGGAGTTTGCGCAATTCAGGCTGGTGGGAAGTCAGCGTCTGTTGGACGCATTCACTGCATTCCTCAGGAGTCATGGCATCTGCGGCCTCTCTGTTCGCCCCCATAAATCGATCTACGGGGTAGGAACGACCTGTGGGCCGGCGAGGGAAATAATTGGTTTGTTGTACGCAGGAGCGTCAGTTGCATTGGCGCGTAAGGCGAGAACCGCGGAGGAGATCCTGGGCGGACACTTGGCCGGCTGACGAACGCTCGCAGCATTGCGAAGAAGGCGGCGTGGTCGACGACATCCACAACATCAGGCGAAAGTGGCGAAGCGCGACCAGCTCAGCCGAGCAGTGGGAACCAGCCCGCCGACTCGCCCAACTCCAGCCGGTCCCGGTCGGTGAGCGGCACGCGTCCGGTGGCCTTCAGGAGGAAATCGTGGTCGGTCCAGGCGGTGGGGCGTACGGTGTCGTCGCTGAGCAGGCCGTCCATGGTGGTCACCGCGACGCGTGTCGCCAGAGGACCCGGGGGCGGCGCGCCGGGCAGGTCCACGATCAGGTCCAGGTGGTGGACGACAGCCTCGGTCGTCAGGGTGGCGAGGAAATCCGGTACGCGCAGCACGTGCCCTTGCGTGGTCACGTACCCCTCGGGGTCGGTCGACGCGGCGGCGCGGACCGCAGCCGGTGCGGTTTCTCGCCAGAGCCGGACGATTCCGGTCGGGCTGTCGAAGGCGCCGGCCGAGCGTCGGACCCACCAGGCGTGCCGGGTGGCTTCGTCGTCACCGCCGGGGAAGTCACGCCAGTAGCTCACGTCGTCGACGTCGGCGGGGCCCTCCGTGGGGCTGGCCAGTGCGACGAGCGCGCGTTGGGCGTCGCCGAGCACGTGTAGGAGCAGGTCCGCGACGAGCCAGCCGTGGCAGCGGGTGGATCGTTGCAGGCCGGCGTCGTCCAGGCCGTCGACCGCCGCGCTGATCCCGGTGTACGCCTGGGCCAGGGCCTCGTCGGCCCGGATCACGGTCATGCGAACCAGCCTGGCACGACGGATTCCGCCCACCGATCATCGACGGGGTGGCCGGGGACGCGGCGTGAGGAGCGCACCACGGCGTTGTGCCCGGGTCGACGCGTGGATCGACCCGGGCGCGCTGTCGGCGGTGGGATCAGCCGAACATCTCGTCGAGGAAGCCCTTGCGCTTCTTCTGCCGGTAGTGGCCGTGGTAGCCGTGGTGCTGCTGCTGGTGGCCGTACGCCGGCGCCGGCGGGTAGCCGTGTGCGGGCGGGGGCGGCGGCGGGACGGCACCGTAGCCAGGCTGGTGGGGGGCCGGGGGCGGCGGGGGCGGGTAGCCGGCCGGCTGCTGGGCGGGTGCGCCACCGCTCTGTTGGCGGCTCCAGTTGGCCTCCGCCTCGAAGAGCTTCTCCAGCTCGCCGCGGTCCAGGAAGATGCCTCGGCACTCCCCGCACTGGTCGATGACGACTCCGCTGCGCTCGTACTGGCGCATTTCTCCACGACACTTGGGACAGGTGAGACTACTCATCGCCCGACGGTACCTGCTGGACCTATGCAGTTGCTGTGAGCGCCTCGGTGACTTCTTCGTCGGACACTTCGTGGAAGTCGTCGTAGTAGACGCTCACCGCGCCGAAGTCCGGTGGGCGTTGGGCGCAGATGACCTGGTCCGCCTCGGCGGCGAGGAGTTCGTAGGCCTCCTGTGCGCCGACCGGGACCGCGACCACGACCCGGTTCGCCCCGAGTTGACGGGCGACCTCCACGGCGGCGCGGGCGGTCGCACCGGTGGCGAGACCGTCGTCGACGATCACCGCGGTCCGTCGGGTGAGGTCCAGTGGTGCGCGACCGCCCCGGTAGAGCCGTTCGCGGCGCTCCAGCTCAGCCTGCTCCCGTTGGCTGACCTCGGCGATGTCGTCGCTGCTGAGGCGGCTGGCCACCGCGTCGTTGAGCACCTGGACACCGCCCGGACCGAGCGCGCCGAAGGCGACCTCCCGGGCCCACGGCATGCCGAGTTTGCGGACGACCAGCACGTCCAGTGGTGCGCCGAGCCGTTCGGCGACGACCTGGGCGACCGGTACGCCGCCGCGCACGAGGCCGAGGACGACGACGTCGGGTTCGCCGACGAGTGCGGTGAGCCGGTCGGAGAGCACCCGGCCGGCGTCGGCCCGGTCGCGGTAGGTGGTCATGCCTTCAGGTGTACGCCCTGAGGCGGTCCTGCGTGCGGCAGTTACGCGGAAGAAGCCCGACCGGACACGTGGCCGGGAACCGTGGTCGGCGCCGTGTCGGCGGTGCGGTGCAGGGCAGGTGCCCAGGTGAGCAGGGCGAGCGGGTACAGCAGGTAGCCGAAGCGGGTCGAGGGCATCAGTGCGATGGCGGCGAGTAGTCCGTATCCGCAGATGGCGGCGGTGGCGACTGCCGTGCGGGGCGGGCGGCGGGCGAGTCGGACGGCGATGGCGATGCCCGCTGCGACCAGCAGGGCGGCGGCGATCAGCCGACCGGCGGGCAGCCCGGTGGCGATCAGGTAGCCGGGGAACGGGGATTGTGCGGGGCTGGTGACCAGGCCGTGGCCGAGGGGGAAGCGCAGCACGTTCTCGGTCAGCGCGTCGCGGTCGACGAGCATCGCGGGCAGGAGGGCGGCGACCGGCAGGCCGATCGCACCGGCGGCGACCCGCGCGCCGGCGCGTCGGGTCAGACCCCAGACGATCAGGACCAGGGCGACCGGCCAGGCGAACAGTTTCAGCGCGCCGGCCAGCCCGACCGCGAGGCCGGCCCGGCCGGGTCGGTCGGCGGCGGCGAGCGCGAGGGCCAGCAGGCAGAGCGCGAGTACGGGCAGGTCGTCGCCGCCGGTGGCGAGGGTGAGGGCACAGATCGGCAGGACGGTGGCGGCCTGGACGCCGCGCAGCAGTGCGGCGTTCCGGCGGTGAGCGGTGTCGGCCTGGTCGGTGTCGGTGGTCGTTCGGCGCAGGGCGGTCACGGCGAGGGCGAGGGCCAGTGCGGTGCCCACCGCGAACCAGACCCGGGAGTCGGTCCACCAGGTGTCGGCGAGTGCTCTGGGTAGGCCGAACATCGCCATGCCGGGCTGGTACGGGGTGTAGCCCATCAGTTGCTCGCCGGGTGGCAGGGCGGCGATCGCGTCCGGCCCGAGGTACGGGGTGCCGTGTTCCAGGAGTCGGGTGCCGGCGTGTTCCACGACCAGCACCTCCTCCTGGGCGCGGTCGGTGCGCCCGCCGGCCCGCTCGACGCTCTGCCAGAGCAGGGGCAGTAGTGCGGTGCCCGCCCAGGCGAGGGCGGTTATCGCCCAGCGGGCCGGCAGCCCGACCAGCGGCGATGTCGGTGAGCGTCGGCGTAGCAGCAGTTGGGCGGTCACCACGAGCGTCGCGACCAGGTAGCCGACGGCGGCGACAGCGCCCCAGGCCCGGTGCGGCAGCAGGGTCGACGTGACCGCGGTGATCGCGGCGAAGATCGTCGAGGCGGCGTAGAGGCCGAGGTCGAGGGCGAGCCCGCCGGCGGCGGTGTCGACCGTCCGCCAGTGTCGGCGACGGCGGCGGGTGGTCGGGGCGTCGGCGATCACGGCGCAAGTCTGGCAGACCGGCTCGCTTCGGCAGCGGGCCGATGCCTGGTCAGGCGGGCAGGTGCGGGAGGCGGTCGGTGCGCGACCGGCCGGTCTGGCGGCGGTTCTGGCTCAACCTGATCACCGCGCCGGCGTCGTGCAGAGGTGCGGCCAGGGTGCCGGGTCGGCCGCCCGAGCCGCGTTGCATCGCCGCGAGCAGGGTGCCGGCCGGCATCGGCCGGGCGAAGAGGTGCCCCTGACCGGCGACGCAGCCCAACTCCCAGAGCGCCCGCCGTTGCGGCTCGCTCTCCACCCCCTCGGCCACCACGTCGAGGTCGAGGCTGCGGCCCAGGTCGAGGGTGGAGCGGATGACGGCGGCGGCCTCCGCGGAGCTGTCCATCGTCGTCACGAAGCTGCGGTCGATCTTCAGCTCGTGGACCGGGATTCGGGAGAGCAGGGAGAGCGACGAGTAGCCGGTGCCGAAGTCGTCGAGCGCCAGCCGGACTCCCTCGTCGCGGAGCCGGCTGAGCACCCGGTCGACCACGTCGAGTTGGCTGAGCGTCAGCGTCTCGGTCAGCTCCAGCACCAGTCGGTCCGGTGGTAGGTCGTGGGCGCGCAGACGGGCCAGCACCGAGCCCGGGAACCGCGCGTCGAGCAGGCTGCGTGGGGACACGTTGACCGCGACCGGCACGTCGAAGCCGGCGTCCCGCCAGCTGGCCGCGGCGATCAATGCCTGGTCGAGGATCGCCTCGGCGAAGGCCGGCAGCAGGCCGGAACGTTCGACGGCCTCCAGGAAGCGCAGCGGGTCGATCATGCCGTGGGTGGGGTGGTGCCAGCGGGCCAGCGCCTCGGCGCTGGTCACCTCGCCGGTGCCCAGGTCGACGATCGGTTGGAAGTTGACGACGAACTCGTGGTCGGCCACCGCACGTGGCAGGTCGCCGCCGAGGGTGAGGCGGCCCAGGTCGGCGGTGTCCCGCGTCGGGGCGTACGTGGCGATTCTCTGCCCGGCCCGCTTGGCCTGGTACATGGCGACGTCGGCGCGGCGCAGCAGCTCGGCCATGCCACCACTGGACGGGGCGACCGAGATCCCGCCGCTGGCCTCCACGCTGATCCGCATGCCGTCCAACTCGAAGGGCTCGTGCAGGGCGGCGAGCAGCGTCTCGGCG
This window harbors:
- a CDS encoding replicative DNA helicase, whose amino-acid sequence is MLLSKDAIADVVEILKTNDFYRPVHATIFDTILDIYGRGEPADPITVAAALTDSGDLARIGGAPYLHTLIASVPTAANAAYYARIVSERAVLRRLVEAGTKIVQLGYGTASGGSRDVDDIVDLAQQAVYDVTERRVSEDFAVLADMLQPTLDEIEAVGAQGGVMTGVPTGFSDLDRLLNGLHAGQLVIVAGRPGLGKALALDTPLPTPGGWTTMGEIRVGDQLMAADGSPTTVTHAFDVMHGRPCYEVEFSDGTVIVADAEHLWKTTTRASRRQGPVRQSRRWSESSMANVRAAHESLGARGNQPVTLFDTIAQVGPEFRHVLHTVAREVGSIGRISRPIVRAGRTRNWAAPGYPAGPLLSALLERTARKGNADSQADHGGVVTTAEIAATLRTDTADRRLNHAVRNTAPLQLPDRELLIPPYTLGVWLGDGHTHASRFTTADPEMVTHIEADGFSVRPGGPMVYTILLEAEPVVPGIGVCVDCGVSTRALRENSATRKCADCHNKNRSFVGLLRTIGVAGDKHIPGAYLRASEAQRRALLAGLMDTDGTVAPSGNLQYTSTSKRLAEDVRELVVSLGYRCTVNRKSVRGRTPESSIAYTLNFSTPDPVFRLKRKQDAHAERRRTASDVRTTSRFIVDVRPVPSVPVRCVTVDNDEHLYLAGRAMIPTHNSTASMDFARNAAIRANQAAAIFSLEMSKVEIVMRLLSAEARVPLHVLRSGQLSDDDWTKLARCMGEISEAPLFVDDTPSMNLMEIRAKARRLKQRHDLKMIVVDYLQLMTSPKRTESRQQEVADLSRGLKLLAKEVECPVIAVSQLNRGPEQRTDKRPQLSDLRESGCLTAESRVIRADDNTEITLGELLSNNTKDIPVWALDESLRYTARTMTHVFPSGTREVFRLTLASGKQIDATANHPFLAFTGWVPLGELSPGDRIATPRHLPPPMMTRPWAEAEVVMLAHLLGDGSFVRRQPIRYASCDELNLQAVSDAAKHFGISAVRDDYAAARVTTLRLPAPYRLARGRRNPIAAWLDDLGLFGLRSHEKFLPPAVFSLPKEQITSFLRHLWATDGSVTVNSSGRGGRVYFSSTSRRMLEDISRLLLRYGITARLKVVPVSGHRPQYTLDISGRDDQLRFLREVGVYGQRSDGCAALLAALETTESNTNVDTVPREVWTRVKEILVEQGMTHREFAKAIGTQFCGSTLWKRAPSRSRLAAIATVLDAADLDLHATNDIFWDSVVSIESIGEQEVFDATVLGKHNFIANGIATHNSIEQDADVVILLHRDDYYDKESPRAGEADFIIAKHRNGPTDTVTVAAQLHLSRFVDMAIG
- a CDS encoding maleylpyruvate isomerase N-terminal domain-containing protein, with product MTVIRADEALAQAYTGISAAVDGLDDAGLQRSTRCHGWLVADLLLHVLGDAQRALVALASPTEGPADVDDVSYWRDFPGGDDEATRHAWWVRRSAGAFDSPTGIVRLWRETAPAAVRAAASTDPEGYVTTQGHVLRVPDFLATLTTEAVVHHLDLIVDLPGAPPPGPLATRVAVTTMDGLLSDDTVRPTAWTDHDFLLKATGRVPLTDRDRLELGESAGWFPLLG
- a CDS encoding zf-TFIIB domain-containing protein translates to MSSLTCPKCRGEMRQYERSGVVIDQCGECRGIFLDRGELEKLFEAEANWSRQQSGGAPAQQPAGYPPPPPPAPHQPGYGAVPPPPPPAHGYPPAPAYGHQQQHHGYHGHYRQKKRKGFLDEMFG
- a CDS encoding phosphoribosyltransferase, which gives rise to MTTYRDRADAGRVLSDRLTALVGEPDVVVLGLVRGGVPVAQVVAERLGAPLDVLVVRKLGMPWAREVAFGALGPGGVQVLNDAVASRLSSDDIAEVSQREQAELERRERLYRGGRAPLDLTRRTAVIVDDGLATGATARAAVEVARQLGANRVVVAVPVGAQEAYELLAAEADQVICAQRPPDFGAVSVYYDDFHEVSDEEVTEALTATA
- a CDS encoding glycosyltransferase 87 family protein, which produces MIADAPTTRRRRRHWRTVDTAAGGLALDLGLYAASTIFAAITAVTSTLLPHRAWGAVAAVGYLVATLVVTAQLLLRRRSPTSPLVGLPARWAITALAWAGTALLPLLWQSVERAGGRTDRAQEEVLVVEHAGTRLLEHGTPYLGPDAIAALPPGEQLMGYTPYQPGMAMFGLPRALADTWWTDSRVWFAVGTALALALAVTALRRTTTDTDQADTAHRRNAALLRGVQAATVLPICALTLATGGDDLPVLALCLLALALAAADRPGRAGLAVGLAGALKLFAWPVALVLIVWGLTRRAGARVAAGAIGLPVAALLPAMLVDRDALTENVLRFPLGHGLVTSPAQSPFPGYLIATGLPAGRLIAAALLVAAGIAIAVRLARRPPRTAVATAAICGYGLLAAIALMPSTRFGYLLYPLALLTWAPALHRTADTAPTTVPGHVSGRASSA